A segment of the Synechococcus sp. MEDNS5 genome:
CGCGAACTAAAGAGTTCGACCATGCGCTCCCGCCTCATCTGCTCGGCGCTCGCTCTGACGGCCGGATTGTTCGTCAGCCCTGCACTGGGTCAGACCGCGACGGATTCCAGTGCAACCTCTGTCGATAAGGTTCTCGCCTCAAGCGGCGCAGGATTCAATGTGGCAGCAGTTGAATCCCTCATCCAACGGGGTGATTCCGCCGTCTCGGCAGGGAACCTGGATCAAGCCAAAAAGGACTACGACAGCGCTCGTACTGCTGCGAAGCAGCTGCTGGCTTTCTATCGCGACCTGAGTGGGGCCTTTCGTGGCCTCGACGCCAGAATTCCTCGCGAAATGGATACCAAAGGGCGCGAAGCTCTCTCCCTTCTGGCCCAAGCGAACCTGAGGCTGGCTGCTCTGTTCCGCCGCCAAAATCAACCTGAGGTGGCCGTGCCTGTTCTCGTAGAAGTCGTACGGCTGATGACACCAGCGAAGCCCGAAGGCCAGAAGGCTTACCAAAGCCTCGTCGAGCTCGGTTTTGTCGACACGCCATTCCGGGGTGGCCAGAGCGCGCCGGGCAGCTGACCAGTCCAACCGCTGCGTTGATCTGCCAGCATCATGGTTGTTCTTTCCGGACCTCATGGTTCAGCCCGACGCCGTTGGCGCTGCCATACGCCGTGCCCTCCCCGATGCCCAGGTGAGTGTGGAAGATCTCACCGGAGGTGGCGATCACCTGCAGGTGAGTGTGGTGTCCTCAGCTTTCGACGGTCTTAACCGTATTCGTCAGCACCAGCTGGTGTACAAAGCCCTGAAGGACGAACTGAAAAGCGAAGCGATCCACGCCTTGGCTCTCAACACCTCCACTCCAAACTGATCTCCTCTAGTTCTACGACGTCGACCCATGGATGCTCAAACCAAGTCCCGTATTGAG
Coding sequences within it:
- a CDS encoding BolA family protein — encoded protein: MVQPDAVGAAIRRALPDAQVSVEDLTGGGDHLQVSVVSSAFDGLNRIRQHQLVYKALKDELKSEAIHALALNTSTPN